One region of Streptomyces subrutilus genomic DNA includes:
- a CDS encoding ABC transporter permease: MSAVQEVAPGYQAGRTLPLRVEALRQWRRRRTLVMFGVLAALPFIMLIAFAVGGGPDGPEGGNGRITLIDTATASGANFAATCLFVSAGFLLVVPVALFCGDTVASEASWSSLRYLLASPVPRSRLLWSKLVVALGFSLAAMVLLPVVALAAGTAAYGWGPLKIPTGGALAAGDTVPRLALAVAFVFVSQLVTAGLAFWLSTRTDAPLGAVGGAVGLTIVGNVLDAVTALGSWREFLPAHWQFAWADALQPQLEWGGMVKGTAVSVSYALVLFALAFRGFSRKDITS; encoded by the coding sequence GTGAGCGCCGTACAGGAGGTGGCCCCGGGCTATCAGGCCGGCCGGACGCTGCCGCTGCGCGTGGAGGCGCTGCGGCAGTGGCGGCGGCGGCGGACGCTGGTGATGTTCGGGGTGCTCGCCGCGCTGCCGTTCATCATGCTCATCGCCTTCGCGGTGGGCGGCGGGCCGGACGGCCCCGAGGGGGGCAACGGCCGGATCACGCTCATCGACACGGCGACGGCCTCGGGCGCGAACTTCGCGGCGACCTGCCTGTTCGTCTCGGCGGGCTTCCTGCTGGTGGTGCCGGTGGCGCTGTTCTGCGGGGACACGGTGGCCTCGGAGGCGAGCTGGTCCTCGCTGCGCTATCTGCTGGCCTCGCCGGTGCCGCGGTCGCGGCTGCTGTGGAGCAAGCTCGTGGTGGCGCTCGGCTTCAGCCTCGCGGCGATGGTGCTGCTGCCGGTCGTGGCGCTGGCGGCGGGCACGGCCGCGTACGGGTGGGGGCCGTTGAAGATCCCGACGGGCGGGGCGCTGGCCGCCGGGGACACCGTGCCGCGGCTCGCGCTGGCGGTCGCTTTCGTCTTCGTGTCGCAGCTGGTGACGGCGGGGCTCGCGTTCTGGCTGTCCACCCGGACGGACGCGCCGCTGGGCGCGGTGGGCGGTGCGGTCGGGCTGACGATCGTCGGGAACGTGCTGGACGCGGTCACGGCGCTCGGGTCCTGGCGCGAGTTCCTGCCGGCGCACTGGCAGTTCGCGTGGGCGGACGCCTTGCAGCCGCAGCTGGAGTGGGGCGGGATGGTCAAGGGGACGGCGGTGTCGGTGTCGTACGCCCTGGTGCTCTTCGCCCTCGCCTTCCGGGGGTTCTCCCGCAAGGACATCACGTCCTAG
- a CDS encoding glycoside hydrolase family 35 protein: MLTHDQDGFRRADRPHRIVSGALHYFRVHPDLWEDRLERLRAMGANTVDTYVPWNFHETAPGKADFTGWRDLARFLRTAQDLGLDAIVRPGPYICAEWDFGGLPARLLAVDGLHLRCSDPRFEAEVDGWFDLVVPELLPLLASRGGPVVAVQIENEYGSYGNDSRYRAHVERALVERGVDCLLFTADGPEDAMLQGGMLPGRLATATFGARPAERLEALRRYQRTGPLAAMEFWIGWFDHWGEDHHVRAVEDAADSLDELLATGASVNLYMAHGGTNFGFWAGANHTGSRPGEAGYQPTVTSYDYDAPIGEAGELTPKFHAFREVIGKYVPLPGIPLPQPPPRITPALATPAGSAPLLGALDRLGGPPVLRPAPESMERLGQSHGLIHYRTTVTGPRPAMPVKIDGLGDRAYVFADGLPLGILDRNAPDEGLDLPVGEAGVVLDILVRAQGRVNYGPLLDDRKGIWRGVRHGHQQLFEWEIRPLPLTDLAGLEFAAATPGAPEEGRPVFHRFTHGLTGPPADAFVDVSGWGTGLVWLNGFLLGHYDTPRGPQRTLYAPGPLWNPGGNEIVVLELERPGGELPLRDRPDLGRRTVVTLQ, translated from the coding sequence ATGCTCACCCACGACCAGGACGGATTCCGGCGCGCAGACCGCCCCCACCGCATCGTCTCGGGGGCCCTGCACTACTTCCGGGTCCATCCGGACCTGTGGGAGGACAGGCTGGAGCGGCTGCGCGCGATGGGCGCCAACACCGTCGACACCTACGTCCCCTGGAACTTCCACGAGACCGCCCCCGGCAAGGCCGATTTCACCGGCTGGCGCGACCTCGCCCGCTTCCTGCGCACCGCCCAGGACCTCGGCCTCGACGCCATCGTCCGCCCCGGCCCCTACATCTGCGCCGAATGGGACTTCGGCGGCCTGCCCGCCCGCCTCCTCGCCGTCGACGGCCTCCACCTGCGCTGCTCGGACCCGCGGTTCGAGGCCGAGGTGGACGGCTGGTTCGACCTGGTCGTCCCCGAGCTGCTGCCCCTCCTCGCGAGCCGCGGCGGACCGGTCGTCGCCGTACAGATCGAGAACGAGTACGGCTCGTACGGCAACGACAGCCGCTACCGCGCCCACGTCGAGCGGGCCCTCGTCGAACGCGGCGTGGACTGCCTGCTGTTCACCGCCGACGGCCCCGAGGACGCCATGCTCCAGGGCGGTATGCTCCCCGGCCGGCTCGCCACCGCCACCTTCGGCGCGCGGCCCGCCGAGCGGCTCGAAGCCCTGCGCCGCTACCAGAGGACCGGCCCGCTCGCCGCGATGGAATTCTGGATCGGCTGGTTCGACCACTGGGGCGAGGACCACCACGTCCGCGCCGTCGAAGACGCCGCCGACTCGCTCGACGAACTCCTCGCCACCGGCGCCTCCGTCAACCTCTACATGGCCCACGGCGGCACCAACTTCGGCTTCTGGGCCGGCGCCAACCACACCGGCTCCCGCCCGGGGGAGGCCGGCTACCAGCCCACCGTGACCAGCTACGACTACGACGCGCCCATCGGCGAAGCCGGTGAACTCACCCCCAAGTTCCACGCCTTCCGCGAGGTCATCGGCAAGTACGTACCGCTGCCCGGCATCCCGCTGCCCCAGCCGCCGCCGCGGATCACCCCGGCCCTCGCCACCCCCGCCGGCAGCGCGCCGCTGCTGGGCGCCCTCGACCGGCTCGGCGGCCCGCCGGTACTGCGCCCGGCTCCCGAGTCGATGGAACGCCTCGGCCAGAGCCACGGCCTGATCCACTACCGGACCACGGTCACCGGGCCGCGCCCCGCCATGCCCGTGAAGATCGACGGCCTCGGCGACCGCGCGTACGTCTTCGCCGACGGACTGCCGCTCGGCATCCTCGACCGCAACGCCCCCGACGAGGGGCTCGACCTGCCCGTCGGGGAGGCCGGCGTGGTCCTCGACATCCTGGTCAGGGCGCAGGGCAGGGTCAACTACGGCCCGCTCCTCGACGACCGCAAGGGCATCTGGCGCGGCGTACGCCACGGCCACCAGCAGCTGTTCGAGTGGGAGATCCGCCCGCTGCCGCTCACGGACCTCGCCGGCCTGGAGTTCGCCGCGGCCACGCCCGGCGCCCCCGAGGAGGGGCGGCCCGTCTTCCACCGCTTCACCCACGGCCTCACCGGCCCGCCGGCCGACGCCTTCGTGGACGTGTCCGGCTGGGGGACCGGCCTGGTCTGGCTGAACGGCTTCCTCCTCGGCCACTACGACACCCCGCGCGGCCCCCAGCGCACGCTCTACGCCCCCGGCCCCCTGTGGAACCCGGGCGGCAACGAGATCGTCGTCCTGGAACTGGAGCGCCCCGGCGGCGAACTGCCGCTGCGCGACCGGCCCGACCTCGGCCGCCGCACGGTCGTCACCCTCCAGTGA
- the galT gene encoding galactose-1-phosphate uridylyltransferase, which produces MKRTSTHLADGREILYYDTGDGSARALPDTRPLGAPATASTSEVRRDPLLGDSVVIASHRQDRTYHPPADACPLCPSTEGRASEIPAPDYEVAVFENRFPSLAGDTGRCEVICFTPDHRTSFAQLDEERAALVLAAWTDRTAELSAREGVRQVYCFENRGSEIGVTLAHPHGQIYAFPFVTPRTTRMLATVAAHRERTGGNLFEEVLAAERAEGSRVVLAGEHWTAFVPYAARWPYEVHLYPHHRVPDLPALGDAARAEFPRIYLEVLRRFDRLFGRTDPTPYISAWHQAPLGEGREDFALHLELFTVRRTADKLKYLAGTESGMEAYMNDVRPEDAAARLREVASP; this is translated from the coding sequence GTGAAGCGCACCAGCACCCACTTGGCCGACGGCCGCGAGATCCTGTACTACGACACCGGCGACGGCTCGGCCCGCGCCCTCCCCGACACCCGCCCGCTCGGGGCGCCCGCCACCGCGAGCACCTCCGAGGTCCGGCGCGATCCGCTGCTCGGCGACAGCGTCGTCATCGCCTCCCACCGGCAGGACCGCACCTACCACCCGCCCGCCGACGCCTGCCCGCTGTGCCCCTCCACCGAAGGGCGCGCGAGCGAGATCCCGGCCCCCGACTACGAGGTGGCCGTCTTCGAGAACCGCTTCCCCTCCCTCGCCGGAGACACCGGCCGCTGCGAGGTCATCTGCTTCACCCCCGACCACCGGACCTCCTTCGCCCAGCTCGACGAGGAGCGGGCCGCGCTGGTGCTGGCCGCCTGGACCGACCGCACCGCCGAGCTGTCCGCCCGCGAAGGCGTCCGCCAGGTGTACTGCTTCGAGAACCGGGGCTCCGAGATCGGCGTCACCCTCGCCCACCCGCACGGGCAGATCTACGCCTTCCCCTTCGTCACCCCGCGCACCACCCGGATGCTCGCCACCGTCGCCGCCCACCGGGAGCGCACCGGCGGCAACCTGTTCGAGGAGGTCCTGGCCGCCGAACGCGCCGAGGGCTCACGCGTCGTCCTCGCGGGGGAGCACTGGACCGCCTTCGTGCCGTACGCCGCGCGCTGGCCGTACGAGGTCCACCTCTACCCCCACCACCGGGTCCCCGACCTGCCCGCCCTCGGTGACGCGGCCCGCGCCGAGTTCCCCCGGATCTACCTGGAAGTGCTGCGCCGCTTCGACCGGCTCTTCGGCCGGACCGACCCCACCCCGTACATCTCCGCCTGGCACCAGGCCCCGCTCGGCGAGGGCCGCGAGGACTTCGCACTGCACCTGGAGCTGTTCACGGTCCGGCGCACCGCGGACAAGCTGAAGTACCTCGCCGGGACCGAATCCGGCATGGAGGCCTACATGAACGACGTCCGGCCCGAGGACGCGGCCGCGCGCCTGCGGGAGGTGGCGAGCCCGTGA
- a CDS encoding sugar phosphate isomerase/epimerase family protein, with amino-acid sequence MKYAFSTLGLPGTPLDRSAALAAAHGYDGLELRAHPEEPLHPGSPPAERAAGLRTLTAAGVAVLAIAGYAKVAAAGEDEPVLAELRALVGLAADLEAPCVRVFPGGRGLPQETADANAVRRLRAAAPFAERHGVRILLETHDSHRTGAGAARVLDRVAHPGAGALWDVLHTWLGGESPERSGQALAAHLGYVQVKDVASAQELTPLGLGAGVLPLAQAVAEAVSASAGAGWLCWEYEKRWYPGAAELPGRLAQGRQELARLVAAAAPGERTG; translated from the coding sequence GTGAAGTACGCCTTCTCCACGCTCGGCCTGCCCGGAACCCCCCTCGACCGCAGCGCGGCCCTCGCGGCCGCCCACGGGTACGACGGCCTGGAGCTGCGCGCGCACCCCGAGGAGCCCCTGCACCCCGGCAGCCCGCCGGCCGAGCGCGCCGCCGGCCTGCGCACCCTCACCGCCGCCGGGGTCGCCGTCCTCGCCATCGCCGGCTACGCCAAAGTGGCCGCGGCCGGCGAGGACGAGCCGGTCCTCGCCGAACTGCGCGCGCTGGTGGGGCTGGCCGCCGATCTCGAAGCCCCCTGCGTACGGGTCTTCCCGGGCGGCCGCGGCCTGCCGCAGGAGACCGCCGACGCCAACGCCGTGCGCAGGCTGCGCGCCGCGGCGCCGTTCGCCGAGCGGCACGGCGTGCGGATCCTGCTGGAGACCCACGACTCCCACCGCACCGGGGCCGGAGCCGCCCGGGTCCTGGACCGGGTCGCCCATCCGGGAGCGGGCGCGCTGTGGGACGTACTGCACACCTGGCTCGGCGGCGAGAGCCCGGAGCGGTCTGGGCAGGCCCTGGCCGCGCACCTGGGCTACGTGCAGGTCAAGGACGTGGCCTCGGCGCAGGAGCTCACCCCGCTCGGGCTCGGCGCCGGAGTGCTGCCGCTGGCCCAAGCGGTGGCCGAAGCGGTGTCCGCCTCGGCCGGCGCGGGCTGGCTCTGCTGGGAGTACGAGAAGCGCTGGTACCCCGGGGCGGCCGAACTGCCGGGCCGCCTCGCCCAGGGCCGCCAGGAGCTGGCGCGGCTGGTGGCGGCCGCCGCCCCGGGGGAGCGGACGGGGTAG
- a CDS encoding aldo/keto reductase gives MRYLSLGSSGLQVSAVGLGCNNFGRRLDAQATRAVIDAALDAGITLLDTADIYGGLGGSENHLGQALKGRRDQVVLATKFGYAGTDMKYGPAAGSRGGRAYIRRALEESLRRLRTDHIDLYQLHSPDPATPIAETLAALTELVAEGKIRYIGHSNLTGWQLAEAAHAARETGSVPFVSAQNEWSLLERSAERELVPAARHYGVGVLPYFPLANGLLTGKIRRGAPVPAGSRLEGRDAYLTDERLDVVEALAALAEKHDRTVLELAIGWLCAQPGCASVIAGATSPEQVRANAAVADRPLDPALLAEIDAVAPGVPA, from the coding sequence ATGCGCTATCTCTCCCTGGGCAGTTCGGGTCTTCAGGTCTCCGCCGTCGGGCTCGGCTGCAACAACTTCGGCCGCCGCCTCGACGCCCAGGCCACCCGCGCCGTCATCGACGCCGCACTCGACGCGGGCATCACCCTCCTCGACACCGCCGACATCTACGGCGGCCTCGGCGGCTCCGAGAACCACCTCGGGCAGGCCCTCAAGGGCCGCCGGGACCAGGTCGTCCTCGCCACCAAGTTCGGGTACGCGGGCACGGACATGAAGTACGGGCCCGCCGCCGGTTCCCGCGGCGGCCGCGCCTACATCCGGCGGGCCCTCGAAGAGTCCCTGCGCCGCCTGCGCACCGACCACATCGACCTGTACCAGCTGCACAGCCCCGACCCGGCCACCCCGATCGCCGAGACCCTCGCCGCGCTCACCGAGCTCGTCGCCGAGGGCAAGATCCGCTACATCGGGCACTCCAACCTCACCGGCTGGCAGCTCGCCGAAGCCGCCCACGCCGCCCGCGAGACCGGCTCGGTGCCCTTCGTGTCCGCGCAGAACGAGTGGTCCCTGCTGGAGCGTTCGGCCGAGCGCGAGCTCGTCCCGGCGGCCCGGCACTACGGCGTCGGCGTCCTCCCGTACTTCCCCCTCGCCAACGGCCTCCTCACCGGCAAGATCCGCCGGGGCGCACCCGTCCCGGCCGGTTCCCGCCTGGAAGGCCGGGACGCCTACCTCACCGACGAGCGGCTCGACGTGGTCGAAGCCCTGGCCGCCCTCGCCGAGAAGCACGACCGCACCGTCCTCGAACTCGCCATCGGCTGGCTCTGCGCCCAGCCCGGCTGCGCCTCCGTCATCGCCGGAGCCACCTCTCCCGAACAGGTGCGCGCCAACGCGGCCGTGGCCGACCGCCCGCTGGACCCCGCACTGCTGGCCGAGATCGACGCGGTGGCGCCGGGCGTCCCGGCCTGA
- the galK gene encoding galactokinase, with amino-acid sequence MTGTAQEFRELYGYPPEGVWAAPGRVNLIGEHTDYNDGFALPFALPQRTEVAAAPRADRTLRLHSAHIPAGVVTLDLAALDPERPPQGADSWAAYPAAVFWALLEADLPIRGADLHVRSDVPTGAGLSSSAALEVATALALADLYGLPLTRPELAALARRAENAYVGVPCGVMDQMASACATEGHALHLDTRSLEQRHIPFDCAAAGLRLLVIDTRVKHALADGAYAQRLASCHQAAAALGVPALRDLPYEGLDRALARLGDPEARRRVRHVVTENERVLRIEGLLRAGRLRETGPLLTEGHVSLRDDYEVSCPELDLAVAAAGAAGAYGARMTGGGFGGSALALIDAAAEPAVTRAVTDAFRRAGHAPPRIAPAAPSAGAARVG; translated from the coding sequence GTGACCGGGACGGCCCAGGAATTCCGGGAGCTGTACGGGTACCCGCCCGAGGGGGTGTGGGCGGCGCCCGGCCGGGTCAACCTGATCGGCGAACACACCGACTACAACGACGGCTTCGCCCTGCCCTTCGCCCTGCCGCAGCGCACCGAGGTGGCCGCGGCCCCCCGCGCTGACCGGACCCTCAGGCTCCACTCCGCGCACATCCCCGCCGGTGTGGTGACCCTCGACCTCGCCGCCCTGGACCCGGAGCGCCCGCCGCAGGGCGCCGACAGCTGGGCCGCCTACCCGGCCGCGGTCTTCTGGGCCCTGCTGGAGGCTGACCTTCCCATCAGGGGGGCCGATCTGCACGTACGGTCCGACGTGCCGACCGGAGCCGGCCTGTCCTCCTCCGCCGCCCTGGAGGTGGCCACCGCACTGGCCCTGGCCGACCTGTACGGACTCCCGCTCACCCGGCCCGAACTGGCCGCGCTCGCCCGGCGCGCCGAGAACGCGTACGTCGGCGTCCCCTGCGGGGTGATGGACCAGATGGCCTCGGCATGCGCCACCGAAGGCCACGCCCTCCACCTGGACACCCGCAGCCTCGAACAGCGGCACATCCCCTTCGACTGCGCGGCGGCGGGCCTGCGCCTCCTCGTCATCGACACGCGGGTCAAGCACGCCCTGGCGGACGGGGCCTACGCGCAGCGCCTGGCCTCCTGCCACCAGGCGGCCGCGGCCCTCGGCGTACCGGCCCTGCGCGACCTCCCGTACGAGGGCCTCGACCGGGCGCTGGCCCGCCTCGGCGATCCGGAGGCGCGCCGACGCGTCCGGCACGTCGTCACCGAGAACGAACGGGTGCTGCGCATCGAAGGGTTGCTGCGCGCCGGACGGCTGCGCGAGACGGGCCCGCTGCTCACCGAGGGGCACGTCTCGCTGCGCGACGACTACGAGGTCTCCTGTCCGGAGCTCGACCTGGCGGTGGCCGCGGCCGGCGCGGCAGGGGCCTACGGGGCGCGCATGACCGGCGGCGGCTTCGGAGGCTCGGCCCTGGCCCTGATCGACGCGGCCGCCGAACCCGCGGTCACGCGGGCCGTGACGGACGCCTTCCGCCGGGCGGGCCACGCACCGCCCCGCATCGCGCCGGCGGCCCCGTCGGCGGGGGCCGCCCGCGTGGGCTAG
- a CDS encoding alpha/beta fold hydrolase has protein sequence MKLRLPRRRRVRLLAGAAALAVVAGAGAWTAAAAAGDSPAVHREDRVVDMPGAAIDTSYFTADDGSGDGPDEGRKRPAVLLGHGFGGSKEDVRAHAEQLARDGYAVLTWSARGFGRSGGRIGLNDPEYEVKDVSRLIDWLATRPEVRLDAEGDPRVGMAGASYGGAVALLAAGYDRRVDAVAPQITYWNLADSLFPNGVFKKLWAGLFFTTGSAGGMQPGQPGAQAPDPLAAPGCGRFQPELCAMYERVAVAGKPDPEARALLEQRSPSAVGARIKVPALIVQGQDDSLFPLDQADAMAKAVAANGAPVSVDWAAGGHDGGTREADRLAERTTAWFDRYLKDEEGADTGPAFRVSRSGGIDSTDGQVQLRGASGERYPGLASDPKEFALAGSEQSFANPAGGAPPALSSLPGIGGQLASFGAGLSLDFPGQNARFDSKPLAEELRITGAPTITLKVRSTAADGSAVLFGKVYDVGPDGRQQVLPSQLVAPVRVENAQQGTTVELRLPAIDHAVEAGHRLRLVVAATDLGYASPAAPATYTVSAQGPLAVPVAGEVRTATPGLPAWTWGLPLGAAALAAALLGIRRSGRAGAGPGGRGARPDPALADVPLEITGLTKRYAKAEDRYAVRDLSFRVEKGQVLGLLGPNGAGKTTTLRMLMGLISPDAGEIRVFGHAVRAGAPVLSRVGAFVEGAGFLPHLTGRANLELYWQATGRPAEDAHLAEALEIAGLGDALERAVRTYSQGMRQRLAIAQAMLGMPDLLILDEPTNGLDPPQIREMRDVMIRYAAGGRTVIVSSHLLSEVEQSCTHLVVMDRGRLVQAGQVSEITGGGHTLLVSLAGPVDDMAVEKVAALEGVGSVVAADDGLLVRLEGATAAGLIAELVRLEVPVSGVGPHRRLEDAFLTLIGGSA, from the coding sequence ATGAAGCTCCGACTGCCCAGGCGCCGCCGGGTCCGCCTGCTCGCCGGCGCCGCCGCGCTCGCCGTCGTCGCGGGAGCCGGTGCGTGGACCGCCGCGGCCGCGGCCGGCGACTCGCCGGCCGTACACCGCGAGGACCGCGTGGTGGACATGCCCGGCGCCGCGATCGACACCTCCTACTTCACGGCGGACGACGGCTCCGGCGACGGCCCGGACGAGGGGAGGAAACGTCCCGCCGTGCTCCTCGGCCACGGTTTCGGCGGCAGCAAGGAGGACGTGCGCGCCCACGCGGAGCAGCTGGCCCGGGACGGGTACGCCGTCCTGACCTGGTCGGCGCGCGGCTTCGGCCGCTCCGGCGGCCGGATCGGGCTCAACGACCCCGAGTACGAGGTCAAGGACGTGTCCCGGCTCATCGACTGGCTCGCCACCCGGCCCGAGGTACGGCTCGACGCGGAGGGCGACCCGCGCGTCGGCATGGCCGGGGCCTCCTACGGCGGGGCGGTCGCGCTGCTCGCCGCCGGGTACGACCGGCGGGTGGACGCCGTCGCCCCCCAGATCACCTACTGGAACCTGGCCGACTCCCTCTTCCCTAACGGCGTCTTCAAGAAGCTCTGGGCCGGGCTGTTCTTCACCACCGGCTCCGCGGGCGGCATGCAGCCCGGGCAGCCGGGTGCGCAGGCGCCCGATCCGCTCGCCGCCCCCGGCTGCGGGCGCTTCCAGCCCGAGCTGTGCGCCATGTACGAGCGGGTCGCGGTGGCCGGGAAGCCCGATCCCGAGGCCAGGGCGCTGCTGGAGCAGCGCAGCCCGTCGGCAGTCGGCGCCCGGATCAAGGTGCCGGCGCTCATCGTGCAGGGGCAGGACGACTCCCTTTTCCCGCTGGACCAGGCCGACGCCATGGCCAAGGCCGTCGCGGCGAACGGCGCGCCCGTCTCCGTGGACTGGGCGGCGGGCGGACACGACGGCGGCACGCGCGAGGCCGACCGGTTGGCTGAGCGGACCACGGCCTGGTTCGACCGCTACCTCAAGGACGAGGAGGGCGCCGACACCGGGCCGGCCTTCCGCGTCTCGCGTTCCGGCGGCATCGACTCGACCGACGGCCAGGTGCAGCTGCGCGGCGCGAGCGGCGAACGGTACCCGGGGCTGGCCTCGGACCCGAAGGAGTTCGCGCTGGCCGGAAGCGAGCAGAGCTTCGCCAATCCGGCCGGCGGCGCCCCTCCCGCCCTGTCCTCGCTGCCGGGCATCGGCGGACAGCTCGCCTCCTTCGGAGCCGGCCTCTCGCTGGACTTCCCGGGGCAGAACGCCCGGTTCGATTCAAAGCCGCTGGCCGAGGAGCTGCGGATCACCGGGGCGCCGACCATCACCCTGAAGGTGAGGTCGACGGCCGCGGACGGTTCGGCCGTGCTCTTCGGCAAGGTGTACGACGTGGGCCCGGACGGCCGGCAGCAGGTGCTGCCGAGCCAACTCGTGGCCCCGGTCCGGGTGGAGAACGCGCAGCAGGGGACCACGGTCGAACTGCGGCTCCCGGCGATCGACCACGCCGTCGAGGCCGGGCACCGGTTGCGGCTGGTGGTCGCCGCGACCGACCTGGGTTACGCGAGCCCAGCCGCGCCGGCCACCTACACGGTCTCGGCGCAGGGCCCGCTGGCCGTGCCCGTCGCCGGGGAGGTACGCACCGCCACGCCCGGACTGCCCGCCTGGACCTGGGGGCTGCCCCTGGGCGCCGCGGCGCTGGCCGCGGCGCTGCTCGGGATCCGCCGGAGCGGCCGGGCGGGGGCCGGGCCGGGGGGCCGGGGAGCGCGGCCCGACCCCGCGCTGGCCGACGTACCGCTGGAGATCACCGGCCTGACGAAGCGGTACGCGAAGGCGGAGGACCGGTACGCGGTCCGCGACCTGTCGTTCCGGGTGGAGAAGGGGCAGGTGCTGGGGCTGCTCGGGCCCAACGGGGCCGGGAAGACCACCACCCTGCGGATGCTGATGGGGCTGATCTCGCCGGACGCCGGGGAGATCCGGGTGTTCGGGCACGCGGTGCGGGCCGGTGCGCCGGTGCTGTCGCGGGTCGGGGCCTTCGTGGAGGGCGCGGGCTTCCTGCCGCACCTGACGGGCCGCGCGAACCTGGAGCTGTACTGGCAGGCCACCGGCCGCCCGGCCGAGGACGCCCACCTGGCGGAGGCCCTGGAGATCGCCGGGCTCGGCGACGCGCTGGAGCGTGCGGTGCGCACGTACTCGCAGGGCATGCGCCAGCGCCTCGCGATCGCCCAGGCCATGCTAGGGATGCCGGACCTGCTGATCCTCGACGAGCCGACGAACGGCCTGGACCCGCCGCAGATCCGGGAGATGCGGGACGTGATGATCCGCTACGCGGCGGGCGGGCGGACGGTCATCGTCTCCAGCCACCTGCTGTCCGAGGTGGAGCAGTCCTGTACGCACCTGGTGGTCATGGACCGCGGCAGGCTGGTGCAGGCGGGCCAGGTCTCGGAGATCACCGGCGGCGGGCACACCCTGCTGGTGTCGCTGGCGGGGCCGGTGGACGACATGGCCGTCGAGAAGGTGGCCGCGCTGGAGGGAGTGGGTTCCGTGGTGGCCGCCGACGACGGGCTCCTCGTACGGCTCGAAGGCGCGACGGCCGCCGGCCTGATCGCCGAACTCGTCCGGCTGGAGGTGCCGGTGAGCGGAGTGGGGCCGCACCGGCGGCTGGAGGACGCGTTCCTCACCCTGATCGGAGGTTCGGCGTGA
- a CDS encoding substrate-binding domain-containing protein, whose translation MRPHVDQRQAQVLARVRARGSVRVAELAQELGISPVTLRRDIEAMAARGEIQRMHGVISRVEPGSAPAAGRAGAGEAGASGGAPAPAAAGHGGPADGEGLVIGMVVPTTEYYYADVVRGARAAVEARGARLTVGLTRYLPGEDRTQADRLLSTGAHGLLLTPNWEAGSPGPGEGAWTVELPVPTVLVERWAPPGHPAAALDRVASDHAHGAAGAVQHLVGLGHRRIALASRTTPTTARLRAGYEAAVAALGLEPAPPWPAAGPGPLSDADAFARTLEYLCGAVTAGGVTAALIHSDTDAIMLIPRLQARGVRVPEDLAVITYDDEVAGMADVPLSAVAPAKREVGARAAGLLLDRLVDRLAGEDAQDGPRQHLELLPRLTIRT comes from the coding sequence TTGAGACCACACGTAGACCAGCGTCAGGCCCAGGTACTCGCGCGCGTCCGGGCGCGGGGCAGTGTGCGCGTCGCGGAGCTGGCCCAGGAGCTGGGCATCTCCCCCGTCACCCTGCGCCGGGACATCGAGGCGATGGCGGCGCGGGGCGAGATCCAGCGGATGCACGGGGTGATCAGCCGGGTGGAGCCGGGCTCCGCGCCGGCGGCCGGCCGGGCGGGCGCGGGGGAGGCCGGAGCCTCGGGCGGCGCCCCGGCCCCGGCCGCTGCGGGTCACGGCGGCCCGGCCGACGGCGAGGGGCTCGTGATCGGGATGGTGGTGCCCACCACCGAGTACTACTACGCCGATGTCGTACGGGGGGCCCGGGCGGCCGTGGAGGCCCGCGGCGCACGGCTGACGGTGGGGCTGACCCGCTATCTGCCGGGCGAGGACCGCACCCAGGCGGACCGGCTGCTGTCCACCGGGGCGCACGGACTGCTGCTCACCCCGAACTGGGAGGCCGGGTCACCCGGGCCCGGGGAGGGGGCCTGGACGGTGGAACTCCCCGTTCCGACCGTGCTGGTGGAGCGGTGGGCGCCGCCGGGGCATCCGGCGGCGGCGCTGGACCGGGTGGCCTCCGACCACGCGCACGGCGCGGCCGGGGCGGTACAGCACCTCGTGGGGCTGGGGCACCGGCGGATCGCGCTGGCGAGCCGGACCACGCCGACCACGGCGCGGCTGCGGGCCGGGTACGAGGCCGCGGTGGCCGCGCTCGGGCTGGAGCCGGCGCCGCCGTGGCCGGCGGCAGGGCCGGGCCCGCTGTCGGACGCGGACGCCTTCGCCCGGACCCTGGAGTACCTGTGCGGCGCGGTGACGGCGGGCGGGGTGACCGCGGCGCTGATCCACAGCGACACCGACGCGATCATGCTGATCCCGCGGCTCCAGGCGCGGGGGGTGCGGGTCCCGGAGGACCTGGCCGTGATCACGTACGACGACGAGGTCGCCGGGATGGCCGACGTACCGCTGTCCGCGGTGGCGCCGGCCAAGCGCGAGGTCGGCGCCCGGGCGGCGGGCCTGCTGCTGGACCGGCTGGTGGACCGCCTGGCGGGCGAGGACGCACAGGACGGCCCCCGGCAGCACCTGGAACTGCTGCCGCGGCTGACGATCCGCACGTAA